Part of the Spirochaetota bacterium genome is shown below.
AATAATGAGCAGGTGCGAAGTGATGCACAGACATTAAAGAATTTTTCGGACAGCATACTTGCAGCTATAGAAGAGCAAAAGACCGCTGCTTCAGAAATTGCAAAGTCAATAGCAGCAGTCAATGATACTGCACAGAGCAATGCATCAGGGTCAATTAAACTTGCTGAAAATGCTGTAGAATTGTTGAAACTTGCACGTGGGCTTGAAAGTGAGATTACGAATGTATAACTGCAATGAAAGCTGAATGGGGCATTTACACACATCCACTTCTGGCTTATCGTATATTTACTATAAAAAAGCATATTTACACCAAGATTGCAGAATGTGAGGTGTATATTACTGTAGATGATGAGCCAATACCTTTTGAAGAAGCCACTGACAGGAGCTATCGCCCTATAAAACCTGGACAGGTATGGGGCAAAGCGTATACCTGTGCTTGGTTTCACTGTAGAGGAAAAATCCCACCACACTATATACATGACCATATTGTGTGCTGTATAGATATTGGAGGGGAAGGTTTACAGGTTAATACACATGGTGAACCTTTAGCTGCAATAAACAGCCGTATTACATTTATGGATTATCTGCAACCAACGTGGGAAATGAGGGTTATTGAAATTGATGAAAATATACAGCGCTCGGGAATGATTGATATTTGGATAGATGCAGGATTTAACGGTAAAATAATTCAACCGTTTGGAAAAGCCCGCTTTAAGTACGCGTATATAGCATTGTGCCGTGATGATATTAAGAATTTCTACTATGACTATCTGACTCTTGTATATGCGTATTGTGCCACTCATAATACTGTATTAAAAAATACTATAATGCAATTGCTTGATGCATCGTATGCTGCTGTGCATAATTTTTCTCTTGCAAATGTGGCTGAGGCGCACAACATTATTTTGGCAATGTACGATCTTAAAGGGAAAACACAAGAGGTATTTCTTACTGCGGTAGGGCAGGCACATCTTGATTTGGCGTGGCTGTGGCCAGTAAGGGAAACAAAGCGCAAAGCAGTACGGACCTTTATTAATGCACTGCACAACATACAGAAGTATCCTGAGTTTGTATGTGGTATAAGCCAACCTCAGATGCTTACCTGGATAAAAGAGAGCCAGCCCAAACTGTACAACAAGATAAAACATGCAGTTTCAAAAGGAAATATTGAACTGCAGGGAGGCATGTGGGTAGAGTGCGATACCAATCTGCCTTGTGGTGAGTCGCTAGTGCGTCAAATATACTATGGCAAAGAATTTTTTAAACAGGAATTTGGCTGTGATGTAAATACCTGCTGGTTGCCTGATGCTTTTGGGTTTAGTGGTAATCTGCCTCAAATATTGAAGAAATCAGGAATTAAATATTTTAGTACAATAAAGCTTGCATGGAATGAATATAATACGTTTCCGTATACTACATTTAACTGGGTAGGCATTGATGGTAGCAGCGTTGTAGCGCATATTCCACCTGAAGGCGATTACACAAGTGGGGCAACTCCACTGTGTGTTAAGGCAGCAATTGAAAACTTCAGGGAAAAGGATATATGTAATAACGCGCTATTGGTATATGGCAACGGCGATGGCGGGGGAGGTCCCACGCAAACTCATATAGAATTGATACAACGGCAAAGCAGGTTGAAGTTTTTACCCAAAGTTGAGTTTGGGAGTGCCGTCAATTATTTTAAAAGGTTAGAAATGTATACACATGAATTGCCAGTGTATCACGGTGAACTGTATTTAGAAAAACATCAGGGGACATACACTACACAGGCACGCAGTAAATATTATAATCGCAAACTTGAAATTGCACTTCATGATGCCGAATTCTTAGCAACGCATGCCTATCTCAAAGGGTTCCCATATCCTCATCAATTCTTTGAAACTGTATGGAAAGAGATGTTGCTGTACCAGTTTCACGATATCCTGCCTGGCTCAAGCGTCAAACGGGTGTACGATGAAAGCCTGCAAAGGTACCAAGCATTATTAGAACAGTTGCAGGCAATGATTAATACTTTAATCGATTATCTGTCAAGTTCAGATGCAATTGATGTTACATGTATTAATACTGTGCCGTTTACACGCAAAGAATTTTATAAGGGCGATAGCTTTTGGTATTATAGCCAGGTAGAGGGATTCTCTGCATCTAAGATGGTGGCTGTACATAATAATTTTCCTTTGTTTTATGGCGATAGTTATATTGAGAATGAATTTCTGCGGGTTACATTTGCTAAAGAAGGATATATCGTTTCTTTATATGATAAAGAAAGTAATCGTGAAGTATGTGGAAAGTATTTAAATAAGCTGGTGCTTTACACAGATAGATTCCGATTTTATAATGCATGGGATATTGATATTAATTATCACAAGAAAGGCAAAAAGGCATTACGGCTTGTTGGATATAAAACGTTTATTGATGGGCCAATGGTGATACGGCGTAATTATTATAAACACAAAAAAACAACGCTGACACAGGACGTCATTTTGTATGCAGGAAAACCATATATAGAATTTAG
Proteins encoded:
- a CDS encoding glycosyl hydrolase-related protein encodes the protein MKAEWGIYTHPLLAYRIFTIKKHIYTKIAECEVYITVDDEPIPFEEATDRSYRPIKPGQVWGKAYTCAWFHCRGKIPPHYIHDHIVCCIDIGGEGLQVNTHGEPLAAINSRITFMDYLQPTWEMRVIEIDENIQRSGMIDIWIDAGFNGKIIQPFGKARFKYAYIALCRDDIKNFYYDYLTLVYAYCATHNTVLKNTIMQLLDASYAAVHNFSLANVAEAHNIILAMYDLKGKTQEVFLTAVGQAHLDLAWLWPVRETKRKAVRTFINALHNIQKYPEFVCGISQPQMLTWIKESQPKLYNKIKHAVSKGNIELQGGMWVECDTNLPCGESLVRQIYYGKEFFKQEFGCDVNTCWLPDAFGFSGNLPQILKKSGIKYFSTIKLAWNEYNTFPYTTFNWVGIDGSSVVAHIPPEGDYTSGATPLCVKAAIENFREKDICNNALLVYGNGDGGGGPTQTHIELIQRQSRLKFLPKVEFGSAVNYFKRLEMYTHELPVYHGELYLEKHQGTYTTQARSKYYNRKLEIALHDAEFLATHAYLKGFPYPHQFFETVWKEMLLYQFHDILPGSSVKRVYDESLQRYQALLEQLQAMINTLIDYLSSSDAIDVTCINTVPFTRKEFYKGDSFWYYSQVEGFSASKMVAVHNNFPLFYGDSYIENEFLRVTFAKEGYIVSLYDKESNREVCGKYLNKLVLYTDRFRFYNAWDIDINYHKKGKKALRLVGYKTFIDGPMVIRRNYYKHKKTTLTQDVILYAGKPYIEFSTKCEYHQTFKMLRADFAPSVYSDTVTCDIQFGNIRRSTHNSTSIEKAQFEICAHKWVDVSDDRYGVSLLNDCKYGHRVKDGIISLNLLRSPVYPDPTADRGTHTFQYALYPHKGDINHSETIALGYHFNYLPIIVRKSVDIQPLITVHDNSIVIETIKKAEKEDAIVIRLYECHGNATSATFDAGFSYKDVYEADLLENVVKKIEGRALHFRRFEIKTLVFRL